In one window of Armatimonadota bacterium DNA:
- a CDS encoding radical SAM protein, with translation MIGFTKLLCGTATVSGALRQVSQGGQEPGLLQFTTADRPLVVWNMTTRCNLRCVHCYNDSSEASRRPELTTAEAEALIDDLSQMGVPVLLFSGGEPVLRPDGYQLGRYASDRGLRAVLSTNGTLITPEVAQRLKDAGFQYVGISIDGLAERHDAFRRKAGASAAAWDGLRNARTAGLRSGVRFTVTRDNADDLPGVIGQAVAEQADRFCLYHLVYAGRGADLPQRDLSAAQRRELIQWLIGKTKELHQEGRKIEILTTDNHADGIYLYREIAARDPGRAEEVLQLLAMHGGCSAGRKFANIDVTGDVHACQFWGHESLGNVRDRPFSAIWNDSSHPLMGRLKQMPLGVGGRCGECGFKDYCGGCRIRAAAIHGDPWGADPTCYLTDDEISGPAPPQASG, from the coding sequence TTGATCGGATTCACGAAACTCCTATGCGGCACGGCAACCGTGTCCGGCGCGCTGCGCCAGGTCAGCCAGGGCGGTCAGGAGCCCGGTCTGCTCCAGTTCACGACGGCGGATCGCCCGCTGGTGGTGTGGAACATGACGACGCGGTGCAACCTGCGCTGCGTCCATTGCTACAACGATTCGTCGGAGGCATCGCGGCGTCCTGAGCTTACCACCGCCGAGGCGGAGGCGCTCATCGACGACCTGTCGCAGATGGGCGTCCCGGTGCTGCTGTTCTCGGGTGGTGAGCCGGTGCTGCGGCCGGATGGCTATCAACTCGGTCGCTACGCAAGCGACCGAGGGCTCCGCGCGGTGCTGTCAACGAACGGGACGCTCATCACCCCTGAGGTGGCGCAGCGACTGAAAGACGCGGGTTTCCAGTATGTCGGCATCTCGATCGACGGCCTCGCCGAGCGGCACGATGCGTTCCGGCGCAAAGCGGGCGCCTCTGCCGCCGCCTGGGACGGCCTGCGCAACGCCCGCACCGCCGGCTTGAGGAGCGGCGTCAGGTTCACCGTCACCCGCGACAACGCCGACGATCTGCCCGGCGTCATCGGGCAGGCCGTGGCTGAGCAGGCGGACCGCTTCTGCCTCTACCATCTCGTCTACGCCGGGCGCGGCGCCGATCTGCCGCAGCGCGATCTCTCCGCGGCACAGCGGCGCGAGTTGATTCAATGGCTCATCGGCAAGACGAAAGAGCTGCACCAGGAAGGCAGGAAGATCGAGATCCTGACCACGGACAACCACGCCGACGGGATCTACTTGTACCGCGAAATCGCGGCGCGCGATCCCGGGCGGGCGGAGGAGGTCCTGCAGCTGCTCGCCATGCACGGCGGCTGCTCGGCAGGCCGGAAGTTCGCCAATATTGACGTCACCGGGGATGTCCATGCGTGCCAGTTCTGGGGCCACGAATCACTGGGCAACGTGCGCGACCGGCCATTCTCGGCGATCTGGAACGACTCCAGCCACCCGCTCATGGGGCGCCTGAAGCAGATGCCGCTCGGGGTCGGCGGCCGCTGCGGCGAGTGCGGGTTCAAGGATTACTGCGGCGGCTGTCGCATCCGCGCCGCAGCGATTCACGGCGATCCCTGGGGGGCGGATCCCACGTGCTATCTCACCGACGACGAGATCTCCGGGCCTGCGCCGCCGCAGGCGTCCGGTTGA
- a CDS encoding NDP-sugar synthase has protein sequence MKGLILAGGKSTRLYPLTFNLPKPMVPVLNRPFLEHMIEWLHSHGIRDIILTTCYLPDAIREHFKSGADHGVNIEYVIEERPLGTGGAIKNCEQLLDGTFYVFNGDILTGLDLRDMARKHERSGAKVSISLTYVEDPTPYGVIETDESGHILRFREKPKPHEITSHYINAGTYVFEPEALAEMPAEKRFSIEREFYPQALERGVPMFGYRDSSYWLDIGTAEKYVQAHRDILSGRLPRRGAGEEVQPGMWAGPGVHVDPDATVVPPAVMGERCVIKAGATVGPYAVLGHDVHVEAGARVVDSVLWNGTVVGAGATLTRCVVGRRVRVDPGVCLDGGAVGDRQHVTAQGA, from the coding sequence ATGAAGGGCTTGATTCTCGCGGGAGGCAAAAGCACTCGACTCTATCCGCTCACGTTCAACCTGCCCAAACCCATGGTCCCCGTGCTCAATCGGCCCTTTCTCGAGCATATGATCGAATGGCTGCACTCGCACGGCATCCGGGACATCATCCTGACCACGTGTTATCTGCCTGACGCGATCCGCGAGCACTTCAAGTCGGGGGCGGACCATGGGGTCAACATTGAGTACGTCATCGAGGAGCGCCCTCTCGGCACCGGCGGCGCGATCAAGAACTGCGAGCAACTCCTCGACGGCACGTTCTACGTTTTCAACGGCGATATCCTGACCGGGCTCGACTTGCGCGACATGGCGCGCAAGCATGAGCGCAGCGGCGCGAAGGTCAGCATCTCCCTGACGTATGTTGAGGACCCCACTCCTTACGGCGTGATCGAAACCGACGAGTCCGGCCACATTCTGCGCTTTCGCGAGAAACCCAAGCCCCACGAGATCACCAGCCACTACATCAACGCCGGCACCTATGTCTTCGAGCCGGAGGCCCTGGCGGAGATGCCGGCCGAGAAACGCTTCTCGATCGAGAGGGAGTTCTATCCTCAGGCGCTGGAGCGCGGGGTGCCCATGTTCGGCTACCGTGACTCATCCTACTGGCTGGACATCGGCACGGCCGAGAAATACGTCCAGGCACATCGCGATATCCTGTCCGGCAGGCTACCTCGCCGCGGAGCCGGCGAGGAGGTGCAGCCGGGCATGTGGGCCGGCCCGGGAGTGCACGTCGATCCCGACGCCACGGTTGTCCCGCCCGCGGTGATGGGCGAGCGCTGTGTCATCAAGGCCGGCGCGACGGTCGGGCCGTACGCGGTGCTGGGACACGATGTGCACGTCGAGGCCGGTGCCCGCGTAGTTGACAGCGTGTTGTGGAACGGTACAGTCGTCGGGGCGGGCGCAACGCTGACGCGGTGCGTTGTCGGGCGGCGCGTCCGGGTCGACCCGGGCGTCTGTCTCGATGGCGGAGCTGTGGGCGACCGCCAGCATGTAACGGCACAGGGGGCTTAG
- a CDS encoding M24 family metallopeptidase — translation MSPETELGRKQRLVLEFLDREDLDGLLLSKNANFAWVTCGGSNHVAVNSDTGVAHVLVTRHGRWVICDNIESRRVMEEEVASLGFASESFYWYENKLAEAVERLAPGARIGSDTGRAGMENVEARLGPLRASLLPEEVDRYRSVGAATAACMTEACRKVRPGVTEHQIAGMLGEEMLARGVFPVVILIAADDRAFNYRHPIPTGKRVESHAMLVVCGRKGGLIVSMTRLVHFGALPAELRRKHDAVAAVDAAFIANTTPGARVGDVFSAAVEAYAAGGFPDEWRLHHQGGPTGYVGREFRATADTEQIVVDKQAFAWNPSIAGTKSEDTIIALSDGPEVISATPELPVIEVEAAGQVIRRSDILIL, via the coding sequence ATGTCCCCCGAAACCGAGCTTGGCCGAAAACAACGCCTCGTGCTTGAGTTCCTTGACCGTGAGGACCTGGACGGTCTGCTGTTGTCCAAGAACGCGAACTTCGCGTGGGTGACGTGCGGCGGCAGCAATCACGTCGCGGTCAACAGTGACACCGGCGTGGCGCACGTTCTGGTCACGCGCCACGGCAGGTGGGTCATCTGCGACAACATCGAGTCGCGTCGCGTGATGGAGGAGGAAGTCGCGTCGCTCGGGTTCGCGTCCGAGTCCTTCTACTGGTACGAGAATAAGCTGGCGGAAGCTGTGGAGCGGTTGGCGCCCGGAGCCCGAATCGGCTCCGACACCGGACGTGCCGGCATGGAGAACGTCGAGGCGCGGCTTGGCCCGTTGAGGGCGAGCCTATTGCCCGAGGAGGTAGATCGCTATCGCAGCGTGGGCGCGGCGACGGCCGCGTGCATGACCGAGGCATGTCGGAAGGTGCGGCCCGGCGTGACGGAGCATCAGATTGCCGGCATGTTGGGCGAGGAGATGCTGGCGCGCGGCGTGTTCCCTGTGGTCATTCTGATCGCGGCCGACGATCGAGCGTTCAACTACCGCCATCCTATTCCGACTGGCAAGCGCGTCGAGAGCCACGCGATGCTCGTCGTTTGTGGGCGCAAAGGCGGGCTCATCGTCTCGATGACGCGACTCGTACACTTCGGTGCGCTGCCGGCCGAGCTTCGGCGCAAGCACGACGCCGTGGCCGCGGTTGATGCAGCGTTTATCGCAAACACCACGCCTGGCGCGCGGGTGGGCGATGTATTCAGCGCGGCCGTCGAGGCGTACGCCGCCGGCGGTTTCCCGGATGAGTGGAGACTCCATCACCAGGGCGGCCCCACCGGTTATGTCGGGCGTGAGTTTCGCGCTACGGCTGACACAGAGCAGATCGTTGTGGATAAGCAGGCGTTTGCGTGGAATCCATCTATCGCCGGTACGAAATCCGAGGATACGATCATTGCGTTGAGCGACGGGCCGGAGGTGATTTCGGCGACGCCCGAGCTGCCGGTGATTGAAGTCGAGGCGGCCGGCCAGGTAATCCGGCGCTCCGACATACTCATCCTGTAG
- a CDS encoding DUF1848 domain-containing protein, protein MIISASSRTDIPAFYGNWFHNRLDAGYCLSVNPFNGHTYRISLRREDVDGFFFWTKNLRPFLPKLAVLQERGFPFVIHYTINGYPRFLEPSIPPAETAIAHMRSVAQACGPVVGIWRYDPILITSATDFNFHRDNFARLTGALAGVVDEVVVAYASFVYRKTGTSLARAARQAGFQWEDPARERKRDFLTELSAIAARNGMTLRLCAQPEYLSPGIAEAICIDAQRLSEVANRPILGWKPGHRGTQCACHYSRDIGAYDTCLHGCAYCYAVTNLQVSRKFFEQHDPSAEWLCAPRRMPKRKPQEDLPLFCRDRQG, encoded by the coding sequence ATGATTATCTCTGCCAGTTCTAGAACGGACATCCCCGCGTTTTACGGGAACTGGTTCCATAACCGCCTCGATGCTGGGTATTGTCTATCGGTCAACCCCTTCAACGGCCACACTTACCGGATCAGTCTGCGGCGTGAAGATGTCGATGGGTTCTTCTTCTGGACGAAGAACCTGCGGCCGTTTCTGCCGAAGCTCGCAGTACTTCAAGAGCGCGGCTTTCCGTTCGTCATCCACTATACCATCAATGGCTACCCGCGGTTTCTGGAGCCATCAATCCCGCCCGCGGAAACAGCCATCGCGCACATGCGGTCCGTCGCTCAAGCCTGCGGACCCGTAGTTGGCATTTGGCGCTATGATCCAATCCTCATCACGAGCGCGACGGACTTCAATTTCCATCGCGATAACTTCGCCCGACTCACCGGTGCGCTTGCCGGTGTGGTGGATGAGGTCGTTGTGGCATATGCCTCATTTGTCTACCGCAAGACGGGAACAAGTCTGGCCCGCGCCGCACGGCAGGCGGGATTCCAGTGGGAGGATCCCGCCCGGGAACGCAAACGAGACTTCCTCACCGAGCTGTCAGCGATCGCGGCGCGGAACGGCATGACGCTCCGCCTGTGCGCTCAGCCCGAGTACCTGAGCCCGGGCATTGCGGAAGCCATCTGTATAGATGCTCAGCGTCTGAGTGAGGTCGCTAACCGGCCGATTCTTGGCTGGAAACCGGGCCATCGCGGCACACAGTGCGCTTGCCACTACTCGCGCGACATTGGCGCATATGACACCTGCTTACACGGCTGCGCTTATTGTTATGCGGTCACCAATCTCCAGGTCTCGAGGAAGTTCTTCGAGCAGCATGATCCCTCGGCCGAATGGTTGTGCGCCCCGCGTCGCATGCCTAAGAGAAAACCGCAGGAAGACCTACCGCTGTTTTGCCGGGACCGCCAGGGCTGA
- a CDS encoding anhydro-N-acetylmuramic acid kinase, which translates to MQAISQYADKANRRVVGVAASLTGIDAVLLDIAGAGAGTQISLLRFRRAGYSVQMREALMGATSPECLGIEICRLNFALGYLIADAAKQVTRAGGGSLHDVDLIGCGGLTLYHVTQPEDADQLSCPTSILQIGELAVVAEQTGATTIGEFGATDIAAGGCGAPLMPFVDFVLFHHDAKTRAVQSIERMANVTLVPAGDDPGAVVSFDTGPGHGVVDTITEIISEGKLLYDHDGRLASLGEVSRELLEYMMSHPFIRRSPPKTGTGLEFGSEFIGGVLDTAQRHDITVEDLLATTTAFTAESIAQSYRDFLAQEHRIDELILGGSGSYNATLRRMLQSRLPGLPIYLHEDFGIYSEAKAAIAYAILANETMLGRASNLPRATGASHPRPLGKIVPGHVGD; encoded by the coding sequence ATGCAGGCCATCAGTCAATATGCCGACAAAGCGAACCGGCGCGTCGTTGGGGTGGCGGCTTCTTTGACCGGCATAGACGCCGTGCTGCTTGACATCGCAGGAGCCGGTGCGGGAACGCAGATCAGCCTGTTGCGATTCCGACGGGCGGGCTACTCGGTGCAAATGCGCGAGGCGCTGATGGGGGCCACTTCTCCCGAATGCCTTGGGATCGAAATCTGCCGCCTCAACTTTGCGCTCGGCTATCTCATCGCGGATGCGGCAAAGCAGGTGACGCGCGCGGGCGGCGGCAGTCTTCACGACGTTGATCTCATCGGCTGCGGCGGGCTCACGCTGTATCACGTGACGCAGCCCGAAGACGCAGATCAACTTTCCTGTCCCACCTCGATTCTGCAGATCGGCGAGCTGGCGGTTGTCGCGGAGCAGACAGGGGCGACGACGATCGGCGAATTCGGCGCCACGGACATTGCCGCAGGGGGGTGCGGCGCCCCGCTTATGCCCTTCGTGGACTTCGTCCTCTTCCATCACGACGCGAAGACGCGCGCGGTGCAAAGCATCGAGCGCATGGCGAACGTGACCCTCGTGCCCGCGGGAGACGACCCCGGAGCGGTCGTCTCCTTCGATACGGGACCCGGGCACGGCGTCGTGGACACCATCACGGAGATCATCAGCGAGGGGAAGCTGTTGTACGACCACGACGGCCGTCTCGCGAGCCTCGGGGAGGTGAGCCGGGAACTGCTCGAGTACATGATGTCTCACCCCTTCATTCGGCGCAGTCCGCCCAAGACCGGCACCGGACTCGAGTTCGGCTCGGAGTTCATCGGCGGCGTGCTCGACACGGCCCAACGCCACGACATCACGGTCGAGGATCTGCTGGCAACGACGACGGCGTTTACCGCGGAATCGATCGCGCAGAGCTACCGCGACTTCCTCGCCCAGGAGCATCGGATAGACGAGTTGATTCTCGGCGGGAGCGGGAGCTACAATGCGACGCTGCGTCGGATGCTGCAATCGCGCTTGCCGGGGCTGCCCATTTACCTACATGAGGACTTCGGCATCTATAGCGAGGCGAAAGCGGCCATCGCCTACGCCATCCTCGCCAACGAGACCATGCTCGGCCGCGCCTCGAATCTACCGCGTGCCACCGGCGCCTCGCATCCCCGTCCGCTGGGCAAGATCGTGCCCGGCCACGTCGGGGATTAG
- a CDS encoding MFS transporter has protein sequence MRTTASTDPLHDHYRETPRLVRARLLAGVAVMHVAMGTAGVGISLLAIALGADSLALGVIGTVGTVVYTGLAFTFGRLSDRGGRMILVRVAPLAYAAALLAATLGKTWQHLIPIAVVTAVSMAMLWPAYMAMVAEAAPRGRLAGQIAAYNVAWCSGITVGNSLGGTFSGQFVTLPLYVASALAIVVALMLAGLRPGARSRDDAASDGPPDGVVPVSVHRARALLLASWCAMFASVFGAASLRVLFPKLALDLEFQPAVIGLVLAALTAGQAIMFLVLGGGAWWRYRLLPLVLVQGASAVAYVAVGLVRAPAAFGAAFAVIGAAGALAYTSSYYYGVNRAARRGAFTGIHEAILGAGGALSPLLGGILAREVSLRLPYFVAGGVIVAAIGVEVALHGFWQRGERTRQANRDS, from the coding sequence ATGCGAACCACCGCATCCACCGATCCATTGCACGACCACTATCGTGAGACACCCCGTTTGGTGCGCGCGCGGCTACTGGCAGGCGTCGCCGTTATGCATGTGGCGATGGGCACGGCGGGAGTAGGCATTTCACTCCTGGCCATCGCTCTCGGGGCGGATTCGCTTGCTCTCGGAGTCATCGGCACCGTCGGCACCGTCGTCTACACGGGGCTCGCGTTTACATTCGGTCGTCTTTCGGATCGCGGGGGGCGGATGATCCTCGTCCGAGTTGCGCCGTTGGCATACGCGGCCGCCTTGCTGGCGGCCACGCTGGGCAAGACCTGGCAGCACTTGATCCCCATCGCGGTTGTGACCGCGGTGAGCATGGCGATGCTGTGGCCGGCGTACATGGCGATGGTCGCCGAAGCCGCGCCACGCGGGCGACTTGCCGGTCAGATCGCCGCGTATAATGTCGCGTGGTGCTCCGGCATCACCGTCGGGAATTCCCTCGGCGGGACGTTCTCGGGGCAGTTCGTGACGCTCCCGCTCTACGTTGCGTCCGCTCTCGCGATTGTGGTCGCGCTGATGCTGGCGGGGCTACGACCCGGAGCGCGTTCGAGAGACGACGCAGCATCCGATGGCCCGCCGGATGGGGTAGTGCCGGTGTCGGTCCACCGAGCGCGCGCGCTGCTGCTTGCCTCGTGGTGCGCGATGTTCGCGTCCGTCTTCGGGGCGGCGAGCCTGCGCGTACTGTTCCCCAAGCTCGCGTTGGACCTCGAGTTCCAGCCTGCCGTGATAGGGCTCGTCCTCGCAGCGCTCACCGCGGGTCAGGCAATCATGTTCCTCGTCCTGGGCGGGGGCGCGTGGTGGCGTTACCGGCTTCTGCCCCTTGTCCTGGTTCAGGGAGCATCCGCCGTGGCCTACGTCGCGGTTGGCCTCGTCCGCGCACCTGCCGCCTTTGGCGCGGCGTTCGCCGTAATCGGCGCGGCAGGCGCCCTCGCCTATACGTCAAGCTACTACTACGGTGTCAACCGAGCGGCCCGCCGCGGCGCGTTCACCGGAATCCACGAAGCCATTCTTGGCGCAGGAGGAGCACTCAGCCCACTGCTCGGCGGCATCCTGGCGCGCGAGGTGAGCTTGCGCCTTCCCTATTTTGTGGCCGGCGGGGTCATCGTGGCAGCGATTGGCGTCGAGGTCGCGCTCCACGGCTTTTGGCAAAGAGGGGAGCGAACCCGCCAAGCGAATCGAGACAGTTGA
- a CDS encoding glycosyltransferase family 4 protein has protein sequence MIGKVRLSKGDATGAGPRVAYVSTFPPTQCGIATFTEDLTRAVDRQRTLPHSVIVAINTEEAPLTYSPHVRFTIDRNNQADYLEAAEYLNVSDVDLVSVQHEFGIFGGSWGYHVIPFLKALRKPAVATFHTVLRKPEPEAKEVTQELCRLFQSFVVMNSIAAHVLRQTYGVPAHKIRHIHHGAPKFSPELGPKRKAQLKLVGRKVISTFGLISPGKGIEYAIRAMPQVVERHPDALYLILGQTHPGVRRHSGESYRDMLERLIADLGMAEHIVFDNRYLTKPQLISYLDATDIYVTPYLDPEQMVSGALCYAVAAGIPIVSTPYLYAFEMLGNGRGMIADFGDPAGIAECINLLLDSPTLHELMVARTYDFGRRLLWDR, from the coding sequence ATGATCGGAAAGGTCCGACTTTCCAAGGGAGATGCGACCGGAGCCGGCCCCCGCGTGGCCTACGTCAGCACATTTCCGCCGACCCAGTGCGGAATCGCGACATTCACCGAGGATCTCACGCGGGCGGTTGACCGCCAGCGCACCCTGCCGCATTCCGTTATCGTCGCCATCAACACCGAGGAGGCGCCGCTCACCTACTCGCCACACGTCAGGTTCACCATTGACCGCAACAACCAGGCCGATTACCTGGAGGCGGCCGAATATCTCAACGTGTCTGACGTTGACCTCGTGTCGGTGCAGCACGAGTTCGGCATTTTCGGCGGGTCGTGGGGCTACCACGTGATTCCGTTCCTGAAAGCTCTGCGAAAGCCGGCGGTGGCCACCTTCCACACCGTGCTGCGCAAGCCCGAGCCGGAAGCGAAGGAGGTCACCCAGGAGTTGTGCCGACTGTTCCAGTCGTTCGTGGTCATGAACAGCATCGCGGCGCACGTTCTCCGGCAGACATACGGCGTGCCTGCGCACAAGATCCGACATATCCACCACGGGGCGCCCAAGTTCAGCCCGGAACTCGGGCCGAAGAGGAAGGCGCAGCTGAAGCTTGTCGGACGCAAGGTCATCTCGACTTTCGGGCTGATTAGCCCCGGCAAGGGCATCGAATATGCCATCCGGGCGATGCCGCAGGTGGTCGAACGGCATCCGGATGCGCTCTACCTCATCCTGGGCCAGACCCATCCCGGCGTGCGCCGCCACTCCGGAGAGAGTTACCGCGACATGCTGGAGCGCCTGATCGCCGATCTCGGCATGGCGGAGCACATCGTATTCGACAATCGGTATCTGACGAAGCCTCAACTCATTTCGTACCTCGACGCGACTGACATATACGTCACCCCGTACCTCGACCCGGAGCAGATGGTGAGCGGAGCGTTGTGCTACGCCGTCGCGGCAGGCATTCCGATCGTCAGTACTCCCTACCTCTACGCCTTCGAGATGTTGGGCAACGGACGGGGTATGATTGCTGATTTCGGCGATCCCGCTGGCATCGCCGAATGCATCAACCTGCTGCTCGACTCGCCGACGCTCCACGAGCTGATGGTGGCGCGGACCTATGACTTCGGCCGCAGGCTCCTGTGGGACCGG
- a CDS encoding Gfo/Idh/MocA family oxidoreductase, with amino-acid sequence MGSALAIAGFATAGRSATRRVSPNEKLDMAAIGAGGQGGGDISSMDEENIVALCDVDWARAGGTFGRFPKARRYKDFRVMLEKEKLDAVTISTPDHTHTVAALAAMQLGIHVRVQKPLTWSIAEAQALTKAARKYNVVTAMGNQGHAGDGVRQMCEIIWSNAIGPVREAHIWTDRPLWDQSATAKLPSVAVPDDLDWDLWLGPAPYRHFNPGYAPWNWRGWWEFGCGALGDMACHIMDPANWALQLGTPTGVECVVLEGCSEETPPVRSVVKYEFPARPFREKVDVAWKGKTLPPVTVYWYDGGCMPPHPAGVPQGTELGDGSNGSYFVGDDGVATTGCYGGNTRLLPEERMKDFQMPDEVIPRVPLGSSSLEFANACKGGPLPGSNFDYSGPFTEVVHLGSLAARAGLGKKIEWDSKAMRSPNMPEVNQFVERQNTRRGWEISV; translated from the coding sequence ATGGGAAGTGCCTTGGCGATTGCGGGCTTCGCGACTGCCGGGCGTTCCGCCACGAGGAGGGTTTCTCCGAACGAGAAGCTGGACATGGCCGCCATCGGTGCGGGCGGACAGGGGGGCGGCGACATATCGAGCATGGACGAGGAAAACATCGTCGCGTTGTGTGACGTGGACTGGGCCCGCGCGGGCGGCACGTTCGGAAGGTTCCCCAAAGCCCGGCGGTACAAAGATTTCCGGGTCATGCTCGAGAAGGAGAAGCTGGACGCCGTCACCATCTCGACGCCGGACCACACCCACACGGTAGCCGCGCTGGCCGCGATGCAACTGGGCATTCACGTCCGGGTGCAGAAGCCGCTGACGTGGTCGATTGCCGAGGCGCAGGCGCTCACGAAGGCGGCGCGCAAGTACAACGTGGTGACGGCGATGGGCAACCAGGGCCACGCCGGCGACGGGGTGCGGCAGATGTGCGAGATCATCTGGTCGAACGCCATCGGCCCGGTTCGCGAGGCGCACATCTGGACCGACCGGCCGCTGTGGGACCAGAGCGCAACAGCGAAGCTGCCGTCGGTGGCGGTGCCCGACGACCTGGACTGGGACCTCTGGTTAGGTCCCGCGCCGTACCGCCATTTCAACCCCGGGTATGCGCCGTGGAACTGGCGGGGGTGGTGGGAATTCGGCTGTGGCGCCCTGGGCGACATGGCCTGCCACATCATGGACCCGGCGAACTGGGCGCTCCAGCTCGGCACGCCCACCGGTGTCGAATGCGTCGTCCTCGAGGGCTGCAGTGAGGAGACGCCGCCCGTGAGATCGGTGGTCAAGTACGAGTTCCCGGCGCGGCCGTTCCGGGAGAAGGTGGACGTCGCGTGGAAGGGAAAGACCCTGCCGCCGGTGACGGTGTATTGGTACGACGGCGGGTGCATGCCGCCGCATCCCGCAGGTGTTCCGCAAGGCACGGAACTGGGTGACGGCAGCAACGGCTCGTACTTCGTCGGCGACGACGGCGTGGCGACGACGGGCTGCTACGGCGGCAACACGCGCTTGCTGCCCGAGGAGCGGATGAAGGATTTCCAGATGCCGGACGAAGTCATCCCGCGCGTGCCGCTCGGCAGTTCGTCCCTGGAGTTCGCCAACGCGTGCAAAGGCGGTCCGCTGCCGGGCTCGAATTTCGACTACTCCGGCCCGTTCACGGAGGTGGTACACCTGGGCAGCCTGGCAGCGCGCGCCGGCTTGGGCAAGAAGATCGAGTGGGACTCGAAAGCCATGCGTTCGCCCAACATGCCGGAGGTCAACCAATTCGTCGAACGGCAGAACACGCGCCGCGGCTGGGAAATCAGCGTGTAA
- a CDS encoding phosphomannomutase/phosphoglucomutase has translation MFRAYDIRGKVADELTPQSTEIIGRAFGTYIGGKDGPRVAIGHDNRTSSPALHQAFINGALSAGCEITDIGLATSPMLYFAVCHLGLDGGVNVTGSHNPIEYNGLKLTGREARAIAEEEIQEIRRIAEDGNFTSGPGELHERSVTEEYLSDIAGRARLHRRLKICLDCGNGTASPFAPGLLRRIGCEVVELYCVSDGTFPHHLPDPEDEATLGDLKRMVVSEKADLGVALDGDCDRLGVIDETGRRHEADELLILLARDYLERYPGAKVMMDVKSSHNLVEDIRVHGGEPVMYKTGHSLIKRKMKEDGIRLAGEVSGHMFFADDYYGFDDGLYAAARLLGVISKANVPLSRCWDGLPETYHTPELKAPTPEADKFRVVDEITSYFKSHYPVLDIDGARIQFPEGWALVRASNTNPYLTLRFEATSPEALSRIEDVVYSKLREYPSVTLPEAR, from the coding sequence ATGTTCCGGGCGTACGACATTCGCGGCAAAGTCGCTGACGAGCTGACTCCGCAGAGCACTGAGATCATCGGCAGGGCGTTCGGCACATATATCGGCGGCAAGGACGGGCCGCGCGTCGCCATCGGGCACGACAACCGCACCTCCTCCCCTGCCTTGCATCAAGCCTTCATCAACGGCGCGCTCTCAGCGGGCTGCGAGATAACGGACATCGGCCTCGCGACGTCGCCGATGCTCTACTTCGCGGTTTGCCACCTCGGACTCGACGGCGGCGTCAATGTAACCGGCAGTCACAATCCGATCGAGTATAACGGACTGAAGCTGACCGGACGCGAGGCGCGGGCGATAGCGGAGGAAGAGATACAAGAGATCCGGCGGATCGCCGAGGACGGCAACTTCACATCTGGCCCAGGCGAGCTGCACGAGCGGTCGGTGACGGAGGAGTACCTATCGGACATTGCGGGGCGCGCGCGCCTGCACCGCCGACTGAAGATATGCCTTGACTGCGGCAACGGCACGGCGAGCCCTTTCGCCCCCGGCCTTCTGCGCCGGATCGGCTGCGAGGTCGTTGAGCTCTACTGCGTGTCAGACGGCACTTTCCCTCATCACCTGCCCGATCCCGAGGACGAGGCGACGCTCGGCGACCTGAAACGCATGGTCGTGAGCGAGAAAGCGGATCTCGGCGTGGCGCTCGACGGCGATTGCGACCGGCTCGGAGTGATAGACGAGACCGGCCGGCGTCACGAGGCGGACGAGCTGCTCATCCTCCTGGCGCGTGACTACCTGGAGCGCTATCCCGGGGCCAAGGTGATGATGGATGTTAAGTCTTCGCACAATTTGGTCGAAGATATTAGGGTACATGGCGGCGAACCGGTCATGTATAAGACAGGACATTCGCTCATCAAGCGCAAGATGAAGGAGGACGGGATCCGGCTTGCCGGCGAGGTGAGCGGCCATATGTTCTTTGCCGACGACTACTATGGCTTCGACGATGGCCTGTACGCGGCCGCGCGCCTCTTAGGGGTCATCTCGAAGGCGAATGTGCCGCTGTCGCGCTGCTGGGACGGGCTCCCGGAGACATACCACACCCCGGAGCTGAAGGCGCCGACTCCTGAAGCGGACAAGTTTCGGGTGGTGGACGAGATCACGAGCTACTTCAAGAGCCACTATCCGGTTCTCGACATTGATGGGGCGAGGATCCAGTTCCCCGAAGGCTGGGCGCTGGTGCGGGCCTCGAACACGAATCCGTACCTTACGCTGCGATTCGAGGCGACTTCGCCCGAGGCCCTGTCGCGCATCGAGGATGTCGTCTACTCGAAGCTGAGGGAGTACCCTTCGGTGACGCTACCGGAGGCGCGTTGA